The following proteins are co-located in the Doryrhamphus excisus isolate RoL2022-K1 chromosome 3, RoL_Dexc_1.0, whole genome shotgun sequence genome:
- the lta4h gene encoding leukotriene A-4 hydrolase, whose translation MSADPTSFASAAKCVSKHLNLNLHVDFENHVIRGSVEITVEVLEDRFSTLTLDTRDLKVVSVSANGQAACFTMGPKHAFKGTPLDITLPFDLSRGQHVIVSVAYETSPGAPALQWLSPEQTAGKKHPYLFSQCQAHHCRSMMPCQDSPSIKHTYHAQVSVPKELVAAMSALRDGQEVDPQDSHRTIYRFRQPVPMPSYLMALVVGCLESRKIGPRTAVWSEKEFVDRAAHEFSETEKMLQTAEDLVGPYVWGQYDILVLPPSFPYGGMENPCLTFATPTLLAGDKSLSNVIAHEISHSWTGNLVTNKTWEHFWLNEGHTVYLERMIGRRLEGEAFRQFKALGGWKDLQDSVSTFGAENPLTNLVPTLQDVDPDEAFSSVPYEKGFALLYHLEELLGGPEVFMGFVKSYIQLFAYSSVTTDQWKDFLFSYFQDKVDVLNKVDWNAWMFTPGMPPVKPKYDTSLADACLALSLRWIRAKEEDLGSFSESDIKMFSSHQLIHFLSLLLQEEVFPASHVKKMQEVYDFNSCMNSEIRFRWLRLCVRSRWEEAVPLALKMASEQGRMKFTRPLFREVFNFAKYREEAVRVFLAHRVTMHPVTSGLVSKDMKVSVDQ comes from the exons ATGTCAGCAGACCCGACCTCCTTCGCGTCCGCCGCCAAGTGCGTCAGCAAACATCTCAACTTAAATCTCCACGTGGACTTCGAGAACCACGTGATCCGAGGCAGCGTGGAGATCACCGTGGAGGTTCTGGAGGACCGGTTCTCCACACTG ACGTTGGACACCAGAGACCTGAAGGTGGTGTCGGTGAGCGCTAACGGGCAGGCGGCCTGCTTTACCATGGGCCCCAAACACGCCTTCAAGGGCACGCCCCTGGACATCACGCTGCCCTTTGACCTCTCAAG AGGGCAGCATGTGATTGTGAGCGTGGCCTACGAGACGTCCCCCGGTGCGCCCGCCCTACAGTGGCTCTCACCTGAGCAGACGGCGGGCAAGAAGCATCCATACCTGTTTAGTCAGTGCCAG GCCCATCACTGCAGGAGTATGATGCCTTGCCAGGACAGCCCGTCCATCAAACACACCTACCATGCTCAG GTGTCTGTCCCGAAAGAGCTGGTGGCGGCAATGAGTGCCCTgagggacggacaggaagtggacccTCAGGACAGCCATCGTACCATTTACCGCTTTCGACAGCCG GTGCCCATGCCGTCTTACCTGATGGCCCTGGTGGTTGGATGCCTGGAGAGCAG GAAGATTGGACCCAGGACCGCCGTCTGGTCTGAGAAGGAGTTTGTGGACCGAGCGGCACACGAATTCTCTGAG ACAGAGAAGATGTTGCAGACGGCAGAAGATCTGGTAGGACCGTACGTTTGGGGACAGTATGACATTTTGGTCCTGCCGCCATCTTTTCCGTATGGCGGGATGGAAAATCCCTGTCTGACCTTTGCCACGCCCACACTACTG GCAGGAGACAAGTCCTTGTCCAAC GTGATCGCTCATGAGATCTCCCACAGTTGGACGGGAAACCTGGTGACCAACAAGACCTGGGAGCATTTTTG GCTTAACGAGGGTCACACGGTCTACCTGGAGAGGATGATCGGCAGACGTCTGGAGGGGGAAGCGTTCCGCCAGTTCAAGGCCTTGGGGGGCTGGAAGGACCTCCAGGACTCG GTCAGCACGTTTGGAGCCGAGAACCCTCTGACCAACCTGGTCCCGACTCTGCAGGACGTGGACCCGGATGAGGCCTTCTCCTCCGTCCCCTACGAGAAGGGCTTTGCTCTTCTCTATCACCTGGAGGAGCTGCTGGGCGGTCCGG AGGTCTTCATGGGCTTCGTCAAGTCCTACATCCAGCTCTTTGCCTACAGCAGCGTCACCACGGACCAGTGGAAGGACTTCCTGTTCTCCTACTTTCAAGACAAG GTGGACGTCCTGAACAAGGTGGACTGGAACGCGTGGATGTTTACTCCCGGGATGCCTCCGGTCAAACCCAA ATACGACACCTCCCTGGCCGACGCCTGCCTGGCTCTCTCGCTCAGATGGATCCGC GCCAAAGAGGAGGATCTGGGCTCCTTCTCAGAGTCGGACATCAAGATGTTCTCCTCACATCAActcatccacttcctgtctctgctCCTCCAGGAG GAGGTGTTTCCCGCCAGTCACGTGAAGAAGATGCAGGAGGTTTATGATTTCAACTCGTGCATGAATTCAGAGATCCGCTTCAG GTGGCTGCGACTGTGCGTGCGCTCGCGCTGGGAGGAGGCGGTTCCCTTGGCGCTGAAGATGGCGAGCGAGCAGGGACGAATGAAGTTCACGCGACCGCTCTTCAG GGAGGTCTTCAACTTCGCCAAGTACCGAGAGGAAGCGGTGCGAGTCTTCCTGGCTCATCGGGTGACCATGCACCCGGTGACCTCTGGACTGGTGTCCAAGGACATGAAGGTGTCCGTGGACCAgtag